In one window of Rhodanobacter sp. FDAARGOS 1247 DNA:
- a CDS encoding type VI secretion system tube protein Hcp — MALDMHLELKGGSVTFTGESKHKKHAGKIQLLAWSWGMSQSGSFGHGSGGGAGKANVQDISITKYVDKSSTQFMKALTTGAHSDSAILYVSKAGGTQDDYLKVTLTSVMVTSYSTGGSGGEDMLTENISLAFAKFEVAYSTQDDKGKVSEAGTVAYSVEEVA, encoded by the coding sequence ATGGCATTAGACATGCATCTGGAGTTGAAGGGCGGTTCGGTCACCTTTACCGGTGAGTCGAAGCACAAGAAGCACGCTGGCAAGATTCAGCTCCTGGCCTGGTCGTGGGGCATGTCGCAGAGTGGCTCGTTCGGCCATGGCAGCGGCGGCGGCGCCGGCAAGGCCAACGTCCAGGACATCAGCATCACGAAGTATGTGGACAAGAGCTCGACGCAGTTCATGAAGGCCCTGACCACCGGCGCCCATTCCGATTCGGCCATCCTTTATGTGTCCAAGGCCGGCGGCACGCAGGATGACTACCTGAAAGTCACGCTCACCAGCGTGATGGTCACCAGCTACAGCACCGGTGGCTCGGGTGGTGAGGACATGCTGACCGAGAACATCTCGCTGGCGTTTGCCAAGTTCGAAGTCGCCTATTCCACCCAGGACGACAAGGGCAAGGTCAGCGAAGCCGGTACGGTCGCGTACAGCGTCGAAGAAGTCGCTTAA
- the tssC gene encoding type VI secretion system contractile sheath large subunit, whose translation MATEKLAEQGGATETLDAGDFAALLNKEFKPKSDRAKEEVESAVRTLAEQVLSRSDIVSDDVAQTINAYIAEIDRKLSEQINLIMHHADFQKLESAWRGLHHLVNNTETDQQLKIRVLNISKKDLAKTLKRYKGTAWDQSPIFKKMYEEEYGQLGGEPYGCLVGDYYFDHSPPDVELLSGIAQVAAAAHAPFISAAASTLMGMDSWNELANPRDLAKVFSTPDYAAWRSLRESDDAKYIGLTMPRTLARLPYGSKTDPVEEFNFEEDTSGADSSKYTWQNAAYSMAVNINRSFKEYGWCSRIRGIESGGAVEGLPAHTFPTDDGGVDMKCPTEIAITDRRSAELDKMGMMPLVHRKNSDMAAFISAQSLAKPDEYDDPDATANAALGARLPYMFACCRFAHYLKCIVRDKIGSFKDRDAMERWLGSWIGQYVDGDPANSSEETKARKPLSAAEVIVEEVEGAPGFYTSKFFLKPHYQLEGLTVSLRLVSRLPSAAKS comes from the coding sequence ATGGCAACCGAGAAACTAGCCGAACAGGGTGGCGCCACAGAGACTCTGGACGCCGGCGATTTTGCTGCGCTGCTTAACAAGGAATTCAAGCCCAAGAGCGACCGCGCCAAGGAAGAAGTGGAATCGGCCGTCCGCACCCTGGCCGAACAGGTGCTGAGCCGTTCCGACATCGTCTCGGACGACGTTGCGCAGACCATCAACGCCTACATCGCCGAGATCGATCGCAAGCTCAGCGAGCAGATCAACCTGATCATGCACCACGCCGATTTCCAGAAGCTGGAGAGCGCGTGGCGCGGCCTGCATCACCTGGTCAACAACACCGAAACGGATCAGCAGCTGAAGATCCGCGTGTTGAACATCTCCAAGAAGGACCTGGCCAAGACCCTGAAGCGCTACAAGGGCACGGCCTGGGACCAGAGCCCGATTTTCAAGAAGATGTACGAGGAAGAATACGGCCAGCTCGGTGGTGAACCCTACGGCTGTCTGGTGGGTGACTACTATTTCGACCACAGCCCGCCCGACGTCGAGCTGCTGAGCGGTATCGCGCAGGTCGCGGCGGCGGCGCATGCGCCGTTCATTTCCGCGGCGGCATCCACGCTGATGGGGATGGACAGCTGGAACGAACTGGCCAATCCGCGTGATCTGGCCAAGGTGTTTTCCACCCCGGACTACGCTGCGTGGCGTTCGCTGCGCGAGTCGGACGACGCCAAGTACATCGGTCTGACCATGCCGCGCACGCTCGCGCGCCTCCCGTATGGCTCCAAGACCGACCCCGTCGAGGAGTTCAATTTCGAAGAGGACACCAGTGGCGCCGACTCTTCCAAGTACACCTGGCAGAACGCGGCCTACTCGATGGCGGTGAACATCAACCGTTCGTTCAAGGAATATGGCTGGTGCTCGCGCATCCGCGGCATCGAGTCCGGTGGTGCGGTGGAAGGCCTGCCGGCACACACGTTCCCCACCGACGACGGCGGCGTGGACATGAAGTGCCCGACCGAAATCGCCATCACCGACCGCCGTTCGGCCGAACTGGACAAGATGGGCATGATGCCGCTGGTCCACCGGAAGAACTCGGACATGGCGGCGTTCATCAGCGCGCAGTCGCTGGCCAAGCCGGACGAGTACGACGATCCGGACGCGACCGCGAACGCGGCCCTCGGCGCACGTCTGCCGTACATGTTCGCCTGCTGCCGCTTCGCGCATTACCTGAAGTGCATCGTCCGGGACAAGATCGGTTCGTTCAAGGATCGTGACGCGATGGAGCGGTGGCTGGGGTCCTGGATCGGCCAGTACGTCGACGGTGACCCGGCCAACTCCAGCGAGGAAACCAAGGCGCGCAAGCCCCTGTCCGCGGCGGAAGTCATCGTGGAAGAAGTGGAGGGCGCACCGGGTTTCTACACTTCGAAGTTCTTCCTCAAGCCGCATTACCAGTTGGAAGGTTTGACGGTGTCCTTGCGGCTGGTTTCCCGCCTGCCGTCTGCGGCAAAGAGCTGA